The sequence TGGACTTGAAATACTATTAAAGTAGCTTTCCTCTATGATTAATGTAGTGTTATTCTGAAGTAAAACTTCTAAGACTTTTTCAATTATTTCTTCGGTACTTGATTGATAATGTTGACCAAATATTGCAATTTTCATGTTGTTATCCTTTTGATGTTGCTTTAATTGATTTAGATATTTAAATATTTATCTAAATAATCAGAACGATCTTTTAAGTTTTTTAAATAGCTATCTTCTTGATGTTCAGAAACGATTTCATATTCATATCTTCGAAATGTTTGTATGATGTCGTTTAAAGCACTTTGACTAATTTTTAGTGTGAATTCGATATGGTTGGCTTCTGTTTTTGATATGAATAGACCCAACAGCTTAGCATTATTGCTTTCTACAATCTGAGCGACTTGACTCATAGAAAAACCATTTATTTCTTTCCTGATAACTAATAAAGCTCCTTCATCTCTTAAGAAAGGTGTTTCGTGGAAGAAACGAATTACGTCTTCTAGTTCATAATAACCGATATATTTGTTTTGGTTGTTTAAAACTGGAACTATATTGGTTTCGTTTTTCGCAAATTCTTCTAAAACTTCGAGCCAAATCATTTCAGAGCGAACATAAAATCGCTCGAAATCATAACGATTTTCTTCTATTTTTGAGTCAGAATCTAGTATTTCTGCATTTTCCTTAGTGATACATCCAATATAGATTCCATTTTCTGTAATTGGAAAATGAGAATACGCATAGTCTAAGAATAAGTCCTGAGCATCAGCTATTTTGCCTTCGCTATTAAGGGGCTTGATATCGTTGTTTAGAAAATCAATTAATGAGTTCATTGTGTATTTTGAGCTTATTTCGATGCAAAATAATTAAAAATAGCTTATTAAAGCTATTTATACTTTGTATTTTTGTAAAGTTAATAAAAAAGATCATGACAAAGTTATCAGTAAATATCAATAAAATAGCAACTTTAAGAAATTCTCGTGGAGGAAATGTTCCCGATTTATTAAAGGTTGCTAAAGACGTACAGAATTTTGGTGCAGAAGGAATAACAATTCACCCTAGACCAGATGAAAGGCATATTCGTTATCAAGATGCGAGAGACTTAAAACCTGTAGTTTTTACAGAATACAACATAGAAGGAAATCCTGTGAAAAAATTCATGGATTTGATTTTAGAGGTTAAGCCAACTCAGGTAACATTAGTTCCAGATGCTGATAATGCGATTACATCAAATGCAGGCTGGGATACTATTAAACATAAAGATTTTCTTGTAGAGATTATTGAGGAGTGTAAAAGAAATAGTATTAGGACTTCAATTTTTGTTGATCCAGATGTAAAAATGATTGAAGGAGCAAAGCTTACAGGAGCAGATAGGATTGAATTGTATACTGAAGCATTTGCGCATGAGTATTCTTTAGGGAATCGAAAAGGTATAGATGATTATGTTAAAGTTGCTTTAGTTGCAAACGATTTGGGTTTAGGTATTAATGCAGGTCACGATTTAAGTCTGGATAATATCAGGTTTTTCAAAGAAAATATTCCAAATTTATTAGAAGTGTCTATTGGTCACGCATTAATTTCAGAATCACTATATTTAGGAATAGAGAATGTGGTAAATATGTATCTTCAAAAATTAAAATAATGTTATTTTCAAAAATAGAAGGAAAAGGAAAACCTTTTGTAATAATACATGGTTTTCTAGGAATGTCAGACAATTGGAAAACTTTGGGAGCTCAATTTGCAGAGCAAGGTTTTGAAGTTCATATGTTGGATATGAGGAATCATGGAAGAAGTCTTCAGTCGGAAGAATTTAGTTATGATTTGATGGTTGAGGATGTTGTAACCTATTGTAAAGAGAAGGAGTTAAAGGAAATTATTTTGCTCGGTCATTCGATGGGTGGAAAAGTAGCAATGCAATTAGCGTGTTTGTATCCAGATTTATTGGAAAAACTCTTGATTGCAGATATCGGGCCTAAATATTATGCACCACATCATCAAAAAATTATAGAGGGTCTTCAAGCGGTTGATTTTAGTACTCAACCAAGTAGGAGTGATGTAGATGAAATTGTATCGAAATATATATCAGATTTTGGAACAAGGCAGTTTTTGTTAAAAAATTTATACTGGGAAACTCAAGGTCAGTTAGCTTTTCGATTTAATTTAGATGCTCTAGTCAAAAACATTGAAGAAATTGGTAGAGTTTTGCCTGATGATTTAAGTTTTGAAAAAGAAACTATGTTCTTAAGGGGAGCGAATTCTAATTATATTCTAGACGATGATATTTCAAGTATCGAGCATCAATTTCCTAAGATGAAATTAGTAACTGTTCCAAATTCAGGGCATTGGTTGCATGCAGAACAGCCTAAGATTTTCTATTCTGAGGTTATGAATTTTATTAAATAGCAGAAAAATATTATGAATGCATAATATTTTTTGATAAAAAATTGTTAATTCCATATTTTATTATAATTTTGAAAGATAGATGATAATAATTCAAGAAACTAAACACATTTTAACATTATGAGAAAATTACTTTCTTTAACATTAATGGCTTTGGCGAGCTCAACTGCTTTTGCGGGTGGTTATAGAGTAAGTATTCAAGGTCAGAAGCAATTAGCAATGGGGCATACTGGTGTTGCTGTAATTAATAGCGCAGAGGTTGCCTTTTTTAATCCAGCAGGAATGGCTTATTTAGATAAGAAATTCAATGTCTCTGTAGGTGCAAATGCGCTTTTTTCGAAAACGAGATTTCAAAACTCAGAATACAATTGGACAAACAAGAGTGATAACTTAGGAACACCATTTAGTGTTTATGCAACATATAAATTAAACGATTGGTTAACTGCTGGTTTAGCGGTTTATACACCTTACGGAAGTGCTGTGGCTTGGGAGAAGAACTGGGAAGGTGCTCATTTAGTAAATGATATCGACTTACAAGCAATTTTTGTTCAGCCATCTATTTCGATAAGAGTGGGTGAGCATTTTAGTGTAGGTGGAGGACCAATTTATGCAATGGGTTCTGTGAATTTTAATAGAAACTTAGCACCAGCAGGTGGATTAACTGAGAATGCAGATGTTACTATTGATGGTAAAAATATTTCTGCATGGGGATATAACTTAGGAATGATGATTAATCCAGTGGAAGGATTTAGATTAGGTTTAAATTATCGTTCAGAAATTATAATGGAAGCTCGTGATGGCGATGCTACTTTTAATAATTTACCTGCATTATTACAAAATGATCCAAGATTTAATCCTACAACATTTGACGCAGATTTACCATTGCCAGCAGAATTAACAGCAGGTCTTTCTGTAAATGTAACAGATAAATGGTTGGTAGCATTTGATTATAATTACGCTATGTGGAGTGCTTATAAAGCTTTAGATGTTAGGTTTGGTAACGGACAAGAGTCTATTAATCCTAGAAATTATAAAAATTCTAGTACTTATAGATTTGGTACGCAGTACTTAGCAAATGATAAATTTACTTTTAGAGCAGGATATTATATAGATGAAAGCCCAGTTCAAGATGGCTATTTTGCACCAGAAACTCCAAGAAACGAATCTATGGGATTTACGGGTGGTTTAACATATCAGTTTAGTGAAAAATTAGGGGTTGACTTATCATTCTTGTACTTACATTTTGATCAAGTTGATAATTCTTATGATCATTTTTCAGACGGAAGTAGCTTTGGAGGTACTTATAAATCTTCAGTATTTTCTCCTGGGCTTGGTATAACATATGGTTTTTAATCTAAAATAAAATTAAAATGAAAAATAAATTTATATACTTAGCTATTTTAGCGGCTGGTTTTATTTCATGTGAACCAGAATTTGAAAATGAAGTAGATGCAGATTATACTAATGGTAATGCGAATTTTTCTTCATACGTTGCCGTTGGTAATTCATTAACTGCAGGATATATGGATGGTACTGTTTATAAATCGGGTCAAATGAATTCGTTTCCTAATTTGTTAGCGCAAAAATTTTCTCTTGTTGGTGGTGGTGCTTTTACACAGCCATCATATGAAGAAGATGTTAATGATTTAGGAGGTATTTCAGGAATACCAGGTTTCGGTACAAGATTAGTTATTGATGCTTCTCAAGGGAGACCTGAAAATTTAGCAGGAACACCTACAATTACTTTAACTCCTCAAGCTACGGCTTATAATAATATGGGAGTTCCAGGTGCAAAATCATTTCATTTATTAGCTGCGGGCTATGGAAATGTAGCTAATTTACCAAATGCGAACCCTTTTTATATAAGACATGCAACATCTGCAACATCTACTGTTTTAGGAGATGCAATGTCAAAAAATCCAACATTTTTTACCAACTGGATTGGAGCAAATGATGTTTTATCATACGCTACTAATGGAGGTGCGCAAGCAGACGGAGTAACTCCAGCTGTAGATCATAACGTTACTGGGAATTTAGATCCAAGTACTTATGGTAGTAATGATATTACTAATTCAACTGCTTTTGGCGGGGTTTATACGCAAATAGTAAATACTTTAACTTCTAACGGAGCAAAGGGTGTTGTTGCGACTATTCCAAGTGTAACTTCTATTCCTTACTTTACAACAGTACCTTACAATGCATTGCCTGCTGAGGCTACTTCTTCAAACGCTACTGCTGTAGCATTATATCAGTTTTTAGCTTTGGCTACTGGTGGAAGAATAGCGCCCTTAAATACTGCTGCTGGGACTAAAAATCCAGTATTAATTAGAGATGAGGACTTGACAGATATTGGAGGTACAATTCAAGCATTTGCAGCAGGTTCTGGAAACCCATTATTAGTGTCAAATGCTGCTGCTTTAGGTGCTTTATACGGAAAAGCTAGACATACTACTGCTAATGACTTAATGATTTTGCCTTCTAGTTCAGTAATTGGTCAGCCAAGTGCAACAGGTACAGCTCCTTTTAATGTGAACGGTGTAACTTTGCCTTTAGCGAATAGATGGGTATTAACTTCAAATGAGAAAACAAAAGTGCAAAATGCCATAACAGCATATAATGCAGCTATAGTTTCAATAGCTAATTCAAAAGGATTAGCTATTGCAGATATGAATGCAATATTAGGACAGTTAGTAACAGGGCTTAGAGTAGATTCTGGACAATTTTATACTGCAAATTATTTTAGCGGTTCCGCTACTGAAAATAAAGTATTATTCTCTTTAGATGGAGTTCATCCTAATGCTCGTGGTTATGCAGTAATAACAAATGAGATTATAAAAGTAATAAATCAACATTATGGTTCTAAAATGCCATTATATTACCCTTCTTTTTTTCAAGGGATACATATAGTAGCAACGAATTAGAACTGACAAAATAGCATACTGATTAAAAAAGGCACCATTTTTGGTGCCTTTTTCTGTATATTTAAAATGGAAAAGATGAATTTAATAATACGCCTTTTAATAACAACTGTACTTATCTTTTTTCTTGGTAATTTTTTACCAGGAATTCATGTCCTCGATTATAAAGCAGCCGTTTTTGTTGCAATTGTCTTAGGTTTTCTTAATGTTTTTTTAAAACCGATCCTTGTGTTTTTAACGATACCTGCAACGATTGTTACTTTAGGTTTGTTTTTGTTGGTGATTAATGCTGCTATAATTTTGATAGCAGATTATTTTATAGAAGGATTTAGAGTAGACGGTTTTTGGTATGCGTTTTTGTTCAGTATTATCCTATCAATTGGGCAATCCTTCCTGAATGGGATATTTATAGATGAAAATAAAAATTAGGTAATTGAAATTCAATTAATTAAAAACTTGTTTGAGTTGTAAAAAATATATAATTTTGCAACCCAAATTTCATGACATTTAAAAAATAAGATAATGAATATTACAAAAGAGCAAATAGATGCTTTAAATGCAGTTGTTAAAGTTGCAGTTACTAAAGAAGATTACGCAGATAAAGTGAAGAATGTATTAGCAGATTATAGAAAAAATGCTAATATTCCAGGTTTTAGAAAAGGAGCTGTACCAATGAGTTTAATAGAAAAACAATATGGTAAAGCAGTTCTTTTAGATGAAGTTAATAAAATTTTACAATCTTCTTTAAATGATTATTTAGTAGAAGAAAAGTTAGATATATTAGGGAATCCACTTCCTAAAGTTACAGAAGATTTCGATTGGAATAAAGATGATTTTACTTTTGAATTCGAATTAGGATTAGCTCCAGAATTTACAGTTGATTTATCGGCTAAATCTAAAGTTGCTAAATTTGATATTGAAGCAGATGATAAAATGTTAGAAGAGCAAGTTGATCGTATTCAAAAACAATACGGAAAAATGATCTCTGAAGATAAAGTAACTGAAGATACTACATTAAGAGGAACTTTCTCTAATGAAGAAAAAGGAATTAATAACGCTACTAATATCACATTAGATATCTTCAAAGATAAAAAAGTAGTAAAACAATTTGTAGGTAAAAAAGTTGGAGACGTAGTTGAATTGTCTACTAAAGGACTTTTTGAAGATGATCATAAATTAATGGACTATTTAAAAGTTAATCATGATGATGTTCATGGTTTAGATATAATTGTTAAATTTACAATTGAAGAAATTAATTCAGTTGAAAAGGCAGAATTAAATCAAGAATTGTTCGATAAATTATTTGGTGAAGGTACTGTTAGTTCATTAGAAGAATTAAAAGGAAAGATCAAAGAAGATGCAGAAGTGCAATTTGCACAACAAGCAGATCAAAAATTCTTAAACGATGTAATAGAATCATTAATTGAGAATACATCTTTTGATTTACCATCAGAATTCTTAAAAAAATGGATACAAACTGTTGGGGAAACACCTTTAACAAAAGAACAAGCAGAAGAAGAATATGCTAAATCTGAAAAAGGTTTACGTTATCAGTTAATTGAAAATAAAATTATTGCGGATAATGATTTGCAAATTCAATTTGAAGATTTGAAAGCACATACTTCAGAATTAATTAAGAAGCAAATGGCACAATTTGGACAATCTAATCCTACAGATGAAGAAGTTGAAGGGATTGTTGCACGTGTTCTTTCTAATCAAGAAGAAACGAAACGTTTGTCTGAGCAAATCATGAGTGAGAAAATGCTTGCATTATTTAAAGAAAAAATAAATGTTAAAGCGAAGAAAGTAAACTATCAAGAGTTTGTGAAAGAAATGTATGGGGAATAATTTCTCATAAAAAATAATTATCTTTGAGCGTCAAACTTGTTTTGGCGCTTTTTTGTTCTAAATTAGATTTAGAAAGTTTAAAGTTTTATTAAAATGTTTATGTATATAAAAATAAATGTAGAACTTTAGAATTAAAAGAGAAAATAAATATTTAAACCATTCAAAGAAATGAACTACGGAAAAGAATTTAAAAAATATGCTACTAAGCATCATGGAGTAAATAGCTTGTATTATGATAAAATTGTAGCAAGTATGACTCCCTATATTATTGAAGAACGTCAATTAAATGTGGCATCAATGGATGTTTTTTCACGTTTAATGATGGATAGAATTATATTTTTAGGAACAGGAGTAGATGATTATGTAGCAAACATTATTCAAGCACAATTATTGTTCTTAGAAAGCGATAATCCTTCTAAAGATATCAGTATTTATATTAATTCACCAGGAGGAAGTGTTTATGCAGGTTTAGGTATCTACGATACTATGCAACTTGTAAAACCAGATGTAGCTACAATTTGCACAGGAATGGCTGCTTCTATGGGTGCTGTGCTTTTGTGTGCAGGAGCAGAAGGTAAGCGTTCTGCTTTACCTCATTCAAGAGTAATGATTCACCAGCCATCTGGAGGAGCTCAAGGAGTAGCGTCTGATATGGAAATTAATTTGAAAGAAATGTTGAAATTAAAAGAAGAGTTATATCAAATAATTTCTCAACATTCAAATCAACCTTACGATAAAGTATATAAAGACAGTGAAAGAGATTACTGGATGATTGCTGCAGAAGCAAAAGAGTACGGTATGATTGATGAGGTTTTAACTAGAAAATAATAAAAGGTTATAGGTAATGGAGTGTTTATCTATTATCTATTGCCAATTACTAAATAAAAATGGCAAAAGAAGTATTAGAATGTTCGTTTTGTGGAAGGAAAAAGCCAGAAACTAATTTGTTAATAGCAGGTATAGATGCACATATTTGTGATAAATGTATTGAACAAGCTCATGGAATTGTTTTAGAAGAATTAAAGCAGAATGGGAATAGTGATCTTTTATCAGAATTAGTGTTGCTAAAACCTAAAGAAATTAAATCGTTCTTGGATGAGTATATAATTGGTCAAGACAGAACGAAAAAAGTCATGAGTGTAGCGGTTTATAATCACTACAAAAGATTGATGCAAAAGCAACTGGAAGACGAAGTTGAGATTGAAAAGAGTAACATAATAATGGTTGGTCAAACAGGTACAGGAAAAACATTAGTTGCGAAAACAATTGCAAAGATGTTAAATGTGCCATTGGCAATTGTTGATGCTACTGTTTTAACAGAAGCAGGTTATGTTGGTGAAGAT is a genomic window of Flavobacterium jumunjinense containing:
- a CDS encoding phage holin family protein, with translation MNLIIRLLITTVLIFFLGNFLPGIHVLDYKAAVFVAIVLGFLNVFLKPILVFLTIPATIVTLGLFLLVINAAIILIADYFIEGFRVDGFWYAFLFSIILSIGQSFLNGIFIDENKN
- a CDS encoding pyridoxine 5'-phosphate synthase, which gives rise to MTKLSVNINKIATLRNSRGGNVPDLLKVAKDVQNFGAEGITIHPRPDERHIRYQDARDLKPVVFTEYNIEGNPVKKFMDLILEVKPTQVTLVPDADNAITSNAGWDTIKHKDFLVEIIEECKRNSIRTSIFVDPDVKMIEGAKLTGADRIELYTEAFAHEYSLGNRKGIDDYVKVALVANDLGLGINAGHDLSLDNIRFFKENIPNLLEVSIGHALISESLYLGIENVVNMYLQKLK
- a CDS encoding CBS domain-containing protein, which translates into the protein MNSLIDFLNNDIKPLNSEGKIADAQDLFLDYAYSHFPITENGIYIGCITKENAEILDSDSKIEENRYDFERFYVRSEMIWLEVLEEFAKNETNIVPVLNNQNKYIGYYELEDVIRFFHETPFLRDEGALLVIRKEINGFSMSQVAQIVESNNAKLLGLFISKTEANHIEFTLKISQSALNDIIQTFRRYEYEIVSEHQEDSYLKNLKDRSDYLDKYLNI
- a CDS encoding OmpP1/FadL family transporter, with the protein product MRKLLSLTLMALASSTAFAGGYRVSIQGQKQLAMGHTGVAVINSAEVAFFNPAGMAYLDKKFNVSVGANALFSKTRFQNSEYNWTNKSDNLGTPFSVYATYKLNDWLTAGLAVYTPYGSAVAWEKNWEGAHLVNDIDLQAIFVQPSISIRVGEHFSVGGGPIYAMGSVNFNRNLAPAGGLTENADVTIDGKNISAWGYNLGMMINPVEGFRLGLNYRSEIIMEARDGDATFNNLPALLQNDPRFNPTTFDADLPLPAELTAGLSVNVTDKWLVAFDYNYAMWSAYKALDVRFGNGQESINPRNYKNSSTYRFGTQYLANDKFTFRAGYYIDESPVQDGYFAPETPRNESMGFTGGLTYQFSEKLGVDLSFLYLHFDQVDNSYDHFSDGSSFGGTYKSSVFSPGLGITYGF
- the clpP gene encoding ATP-dependent Clp endopeptidase proteolytic subunit ClpP gives rise to the protein MNYGKEFKKYATKHHGVNSLYYDKIVASMTPYIIEERQLNVASMDVFSRLMMDRIIFLGTGVDDYVANIIQAQLLFLESDNPSKDISIYINSPGGSVYAGLGIYDTMQLVKPDVATICTGMAASMGAVLLCAGAEGKRSALPHSRVMIHQPSGGAQGVASDMEINLKEMLKLKEELYQIISQHSNQPYDKVYKDSERDYWMIAAEAKEYGMIDEVLTRK
- a CDS encoding alpha/beta fold hydrolase; the encoded protein is MLFSKIEGKGKPFVIIHGFLGMSDNWKTLGAQFAEQGFEVHMLDMRNHGRSLQSEEFSYDLMVEDVVTYCKEKELKEIILLGHSMGGKVAMQLACLYPDLLEKLLIADIGPKYYAPHHQKIIEGLQAVDFSTQPSRSDVDEIVSKYISDFGTRQFLLKNLYWETQGQLAFRFNLDALVKNIEEIGRVLPDDLSFEKETMFLRGANSNYILDDDISSIEHQFPKMKLVTVPNSGHWLHAEQPKIFYSEVMNFIK
- a CDS encoding SGNH/GDSL hydrolase family protein, coding for MKNKFIYLAILAAGFISCEPEFENEVDADYTNGNANFSSYVAVGNSLTAGYMDGTVYKSGQMNSFPNLLAQKFSLVGGGAFTQPSYEEDVNDLGGISGIPGFGTRLVIDASQGRPENLAGTPTITLTPQATAYNNMGVPGAKSFHLLAAGYGNVANLPNANPFYIRHATSATSTVLGDAMSKNPTFFTNWIGANDVLSYATNGGAQADGVTPAVDHNVTGNLDPSTYGSNDITNSTAFGGVYTQIVNTLTSNGAKGVVATIPSVTSIPYFTTVPYNALPAEATSSNATAVALYQFLALATGGRIAPLNTAAGTKNPVLIRDEDLTDIGGTIQAFAAGSGNPLLVSNAAALGALYGKARHTTANDLMILPSSSVIGQPSATGTAPFNVNGVTLPLANRWVLTSNEKTKVQNAITAYNAAIVSIANSKGLAIADMNAILGQLVTGLRVDSGQFYTANYFSGSATENKVLFSLDGVHPNARGYAVITNEIIKVINQHYGSKMPLYYPSFFQGIHIVATN
- the tig gene encoding trigger factor encodes the protein MNITKEQIDALNAVVKVAVTKEDYADKVKNVLADYRKNANIPGFRKGAVPMSLIEKQYGKAVLLDEVNKILQSSLNDYLVEEKLDILGNPLPKVTEDFDWNKDDFTFEFELGLAPEFTVDLSAKSKVAKFDIEADDKMLEEQVDRIQKQYGKMISEDKVTEDTTLRGTFSNEEKGINNATNITLDIFKDKKVVKQFVGKKVGDVVELSTKGLFEDDHKLMDYLKVNHDDVHGLDIIVKFTIEEINSVEKAELNQELFDKLFGEGTVSSLEELKGKIKEDAEVQFAQQADQKFLNDVIESLIENTSFDLPSEFLKKWIQTVGETPLTKEQAEEEYAKSEKGLRYQLIENKIIADNDLQIQFEDLKAHTSELIKKQMAQFGQSNPTDEEVEGIVARVLSNQEETKRLSEQIMSEKMLALFKEKINVKAKKVNYQEFVKEMYGE